The following proteins come from a genomic window of Gossypium raimondii isolate GPD5lz chromosome 5, ASM2569854v1, whole genome shotgun sequence:
- the LOC105766355 gene encoding protein DJ-1 homolog B has product MALLQLHHLTLHSLPFTPKLHHSRFSTRKYLRFSFSASASTTMAKQVLVPVANGTEPMEAVITIDVLRRSGAEVTVASVEKELRVDACHGVKIVADALVGDCKDTGFDLIALPGGMPGATNFKDCAVLESVVKKQAAEGRLYAAVCASPAVALGSWGLLKGLKATCYPSFMEQLSSCATAVESIVQQDGKVVTSRGPGTTMEFSVALVEQLYDKEKADEVSGPLLLRPNHGDEYKVIELNPMEWKCNNIPQILVPIADGSEEMEAVMIIDILRRAKANVVVASVGDNLEILASRKVKLVADMLLDEAAKLSYDLIVLPGGLGGAQAFANSDKLVNMLKKQAESNKPYGAICASPALVLEPHGLLKGKKATAFPAMCNKLSDQSFIDNRVVVDGNLITSRGPGTSMEFALGIVEKFFGRPKALELAKVMLFVH; this is encoded by the exons ATGGCATTATTACAATTACACCACTTAACTCTGCACTCTCTACCTTTCACTCCCAAACTACATCATTCCCGTTTCTCCACTCGGAAATACCTTCGCTTCTCCTTCTCCGCCTCTGCTTCAACCACGATGGCTAAACAA GTTTTGGTGCCGGTTGCGAATGGGACGGAGCCGATGGAAGCTGTGATTACGATCGATGTCTTAAGGAGATCGGGAGCTGAAGTCACGGTGGCTTCCGTCGAGAAAGAGCTTCGCGTTGATGCTTGCCACGGTGTTAAGATTGTTGCTGATGCTCTCGTCGGTGATTGTAAGGACACCGGTTTCGATCTCATCGCACTCCCT GGAGGCATGCCTGGTGCTACCAACTTTAAAGATTGTGCAGTTCTTGAAAGTGTTGTGAAGAAGCAAGCTGCAGAAGGACGTCTTTATGCTGCCGTGTGTGCTTCACCTGCAGTTGCGCTTGGTTCATGGGGTCTGTTGAAGGGACTGAAA GCTACTTGTTATCCTTCATTTATGGAGCAACTGTCATCTTGTGCCACAGCTGTTGAATCAATAGTTCAGCAGGATGGCAAAGTTGTGACAAGTCGTGGACCAGGCACGACCATGGAGTTTTCTGTAGCACTGGTTGAGCAACTGTATGACAAAGAGAAAGCTGATGAAGTTTCTGGGCCATTG CTGCTGCGTCCTAACCATGGGGATGAGTACAAAGTCATTGAGCTAAATCCTATGGAATGGAAATGCAATAATATTCCCCAG atCCTTGTACCAATTGCTGATGGCTCAGAAGAAATGGAGGCAGTTATGATAATTGATATCCTGCGTCGAGCAAAGGCAAATGTTGTGGTGGCCTCCGTTGGTGACAATCTTGAAATTCTGGCTTCTAGGAAAGTAAAATTAGTGGCAGATATGCTTCTTGATGAAGCTGCTAAACTTTCATATGACCTCATAGTCCTGCCA GGAGGACTTGGTGGTGCCCAAGCATTTGCCAACTCTGATAAGCTGGTGAACATGCTAAAGAAGCAGGCGGAATCAAACAAACCCTATGGAGCTATTTGCGCATCTCCAGCTTTGGTCTTGGAGCCCCATGGCTTACTGAAG GGCAAAAAAGCCACAGCTTTCCCTGCAATGTGCAACAAACTATCAGATCAGAGTTTCATCGACAACCGAGTTGTGGTGGATGGCAACCTCATTACAAGCAGGGGTCCTGGAACTTCCATGGAGTTTGCACTAGGAATTGTTGAGAAGTTTTTCGGACGCCCGAAAGCCTTAGAACTAGCAAAGGTGATGCTTTTTGTACACTAA